The region CGGCCCGTTCGGGGATGACATTGGCGCCGTCCCCCGCGTGGAAGGAGCCGACGCTGACCACCGCGCGGTCCTTCGGCGCGACCTCCCGGGCCACCACCGACTGCACCCGCTGTACGAAGGCGGCCGCCATCAGGATCGGGTCGACGGTGGTCTCGGGCCGCGAGCCGTGGCCGCCGGTGCCGTGGAAGGTGATCTCCAGGCTGTCGGCGGCGGCCATACAGGGGCCGGGGCAGTACGCGATCAGCCCGGCACCGAAGGGGGCGACGTGCTGGGCCAGCACCACATCGGGCGTGGGGACCAGGCCCTTGCTGTAGAGGCCGGCGTCGAGCATGGCGCGGGCGCCGCTGCCGACCTCCTCGGCGGGCTGGAAGAGCACGACCAGGGTGCCGGACCAGTGGGCGCGGCCCGCCGCGAGCAGGTCGGCGGCGCCCAGCAGGCAGGTCACATGGACGTCGTGCCCGCAGGCGTGCATCCGGCCCGGGACGGTGGAGGCGTAGTCCAGGCCGGAGTTCTCGGTGACGGGCAGCGCGTCCATGTCGGCGCGCAGCAGGACCACGGGCCCCGGGCCGTTGCGCAGCACGCCGACGACGCCGGTTTCGGCGATGCCGGTGGTGACGTCGTAGCCGCAGCCGGTCAGCCGGCGGGCGACCTCGGCGGCGGTACGCGTCTCCTGGAAGCCGAGTTCGGGATGGCGGTGCAGGTCTTCGTAGAGGGCCACGAGGTCCGCGAGGCGCTCGGGGAGCGGGGTCAGGACGGCGGCGGGGCCGTCGCTGTGCTCGGCGTCATCGGTCGGGCGGGTCGTGCCTGTCGTGTCGCTGTCGCTCATACACGCATTCGACCATGAACCGCCACTCGGCACCGAGCGGCCGTCCCCCGCCCGTCCCGGAGCCGTCCCGTAGGGGCACGCCGCCCTGCCCTGGCCGGACTTCGCGGGTGCGGCCGCACCCGATCGTGACACCGGAGCCCGTGACTGCAACCGTGGATCACCCTGCCTGTGGACGGGACCAGCACGCCCAAGCCGACGACTGGAGGCCGACGTTGGCCACTTCCCCCAACCCCTCGACCGGCGAGCCCCGCGACCTCACGACGCATCTGTTGGACCAGGCCATGGGCCATCTCTTCTCCGCCGCTCTGCGCACGGCGGCGCACCACCGCATCGCCGACCAGCTCGCCGAGGGTCCGCGCACCGTCGAGCAGCTCGCCGCCGCCACCGGCACCCACGCCCCGCATCTGCGCCGCGTACTGCGCTATCTCGCCACCCGCGGCTTCTTCCGGGAGGACGCCGCCGGGGCCTACCACCTGACGCCGGCCGCCGGCCCCTTGCGCACCGGCACCCCCGACTCGATGCACCCGGCGGTCATGATGCTGACCGACGGCCTGTTCCTGCAGACCTCGGCCGCCATGCCGGAGGCCGTACGGCACAGCGGCGCGTCCTTCGAGCGGCTCTTCGGGGCGCCCCTCTTCGAGCAACTGTCGACGGACCCGGCCACCCGGCGGCTCTTCGACGACGGGATGTCCTCGCTGTCCGCCCCGGTCGACGAGGCGGTGGCGGGCGCGTACCCGTTCCCCGGGACCGGCACGGTCGTGGACGTCGGCGGCGGCCGCGGCGGGCTGCTGCGCGCCGTCCTGCGCCGCCACCCGCACCTGACCGGTGTGCTCTTCGACCAGGCGCCGCCGCTGGCCCACCACCTCCTGGAGGGCGACGAGTTGAAGGGCCGCTGGCACACCCGGGAGGGCGACTTCTTCGCCTCCGTACCGGAGGGCGGTGACATCTACGTCCTCAAGCAGGTCCTGCACGACTGGCCGGACGAGGCCTGCCTGCGCATCCTGCGCACCTGCCACCGGGCCATGGCGACGGGCCGCCGGCTGCTGGTCGTCGACGCCGTCCTGCCGCCGGGCAACGCGCCGCACTTCGGCAAGACCCTCGACATCGCCATGATGACGGTGCTCGACGGGCACGAGCGGACCACGGAGGAGTTCGCCGCCCTGCTGTCGGCCGGCGGGTTCCGGCTGACGCGGGTACTGCCCACCCCGGCCTTCCCCTCGATCGTGGAGGCCGTCGCCGAGTAGCCGCCGCACGACACGACACGCCGCGCCCCGCTCCCCTCATGGGCGGCCCCCTCCGCCCGCGCTGTACTGATGCCGGCCGCCTCGGCCGACGAGAGGAGCTGACGTGCCGGTCCTCATGCGTGCGCGCCGTCGCGACGAGGAGCACCGCACCGCCACCCCGCTGGAGCTCTTCTTCGACCTGTGCTTCGTCGTGGCGATCGCCGAGGCCGGGCGCCAGCTGGCGCATGCACTGGCCGAGGGGCAGCCGGGCCACGGCATCACCGGTTACCTGATGCTCTTCTTCGCCATCTGGTGGGCCTGGATGAACTTCAGCTGGTTCGCCTCCGCGTACGACACCGACGACCCGCTCTATCGCGTGGTGACCCTCGTCCAGATGGCGGGGGTGCTGGTCCTGGCCGCCGGTGTGCCGCGGGCCTTCACCCACAGCGACTTCACGGTCATCTGGTTCGGGTACCTGGTGATGCGGCTGGCGCTGGTCACCCAGTGGCTGCGGGCCGCACACGCCTGCCGGGGCGCCGAACGGCGCACCGCGCTGCGCTACGCCCTGGGGGTGACGGTGTGCCAGATCGGCTGGCTGGGCCTGCTCGCACTGCCCAAGGGGGACGTGCCCTGGGTGTTCGTGGTCGTGGGGCCGCTGGAGCTGGCCGTCCCCGCGCTGGCCGAACGGGAGCAGCAGACGACCTGGCATCCCCATCACATCGCCGAGCGCTACGGCCTGTTCACCATCATCGTGCTGGGCGAGACGATCGCGGCGGCCACCGTCGCCGTGCAGTCGGCGCTGGACGAGAACGACGAGCTGAGCGCCCTGCTGCCGATCGCGGGCGGCGGACTGCTGCTGGTCTTCGCCGCGTACTGGATCTACTTCGCGGTCCCCATCCACCTTCACCTGCGCTCGAACCGCCAGGCGTTCCTGTGGGGCTACGGCCACTACCCGGTGTTCGGTTCGGCGGCCGCGATCGGGGCGGGCATCGAGATCGCGGTGGAGGAGACCTTCGGCAAGGCGCATCTGTCGGCGTTCGCGGCGGCCGCCTGTGTCACGGTGCCGGCTGCCCTGTTCATGGCGACGGTGTGGCTGATCCACTCCCGGCACCAGAAACGCGGCCCGGCCCAGCAGCTGGTGCTGCCGGTGTCCTCGCTCCTGGTCCTGGTGTGCACCTTCGCCGGGCGCTGGGCGGTACTGGCGGCCGGCCTGGTGGCATGCGGCACGGTCGCGGTCGGCGTCGCCCTCACATCCCGTCAGGGAACCGCCCTGGTGGAGTAGGAGCGGCCGCCGCGTCACCCGTCTCGGCGATCGCCCGCGAGCCGATCTCGGAAAGTCGACCCGCACGGGCCACCCGGCACGCGCACGGGCCTGCCGCCGCTTCCCCCATAAGTGTGCCGAACGACCGTACAAACCTCCGCAACCGCCCTGATCCCGCATCAGATTCGGCCATCTTCCCGCCTCCGCCGAAGGAGGGGCCCCACCAGCGGAGCGCTCGGCTCCGCTGCCATCCCATACGCCGTCAATTACCCACCAATGGACCCCACTTCCCGCCACTTGGGGCCCTTGTTCCCCCCTGTTCACCAGGGCCAGCGGAGGCGCGCCGACTCTGACGCGGTAGGGTGCAGATTGCCCTTTTTATGACAGGGGCGCCCCTGGGGAAGAGCCGCAGGAACCCCCGGGGACCGACCGCCGTCCGTACCTGAGGAGACGCCCGCCATGGCCCGCCACGCTCAGTCCCGCGCGCGGACGAGACTGTCCCGGCGCAGCAAGGCCGTGGGCGGTCTCGCCCTCTCCACCCTGGTCGGCACCGCCCTGTGGGCGTGGCCGGCGTCGGGCGACGACCACAACAGCGCGACCGACGCCAAGAGCACCACGTCCTCGACGGCTTCCGGCCCGGACACGCCACGCGTCCCCGTGTCCGCCGCGAAATCGGCCCCGAACGCCGCACCGAATCCCCCGGCCGGTCGGCCCATTCCGGGCCTCAGCGACGCCGCCCGGAAGCGGATACCGGCCGACTCCCGACAGGTCCTGGTCGTCACGGGGAAGAACATGGACTCCTTCGAGTCCCGTGTGGTCCTCTACACCCGCGAGAAGGACTCCGACGACTGGGAGCCGGGCCCCACCTGGTCCGCGCACAACGCCGCCCACGGCTGGACCGACGACCACCGCTACGGCGATCTGCGCTCGCCCATCGGGGTCTACCCGCTCACCGACGCGGGCGGCCTGCTGGCCCCACCCGAGGGCACCAAGCTCCCCTACGACCGCAACGGCAGCTTCGTCGCCGACGGCACCGGCGTCGACGGCGAGCCGCTGGCCGGCGCCTTCGACTACGTCATCGCCATCAACTACAACCGCGAGCAGGGAACCTCCCCCCTGGACCAGCAGCGCCCGTGGGGCGCCGCCAAGGGCGGCGGCGTCTGGCTGCACGTCGACCACGACGGCCCCACCCAGGGCTGCATCAGCCTCAAGCCCAAGGTGATGCGGGAACTGCTGCGCACCCTCGACCCCGACCTGCACCCGGTCATCGTGATGGGACCGGCCGATTACTGAGCATCCGCCGCACCCCGCGGGGCCGCGGGACGCCCTGACCGACGTCCTCGGCCTCCGGGTCGGCCATGCCCGGCGGACCGACGACGGGTACCTGACCGGAACCACCGTCGTCCTCGCCCCCGAGGGCGGCGCGGTCGCTGCCGTCGACGTCCGCGGCGGCGGCCCCGGCACCCGGGAGACCGACGCGCTCGACCCGCGCAACCTCGTCCCGCGCGTCGAGGCGGTCGTGCTGACCGGCGGCAGTGCCTTCGGTCTTGACGCCGCGTCCGGTGTCGCCGCCTGGCTGGAGGAGCGGGGCCGCGGTTTCCGCGTCGGCCCCGATCCCGCCCAGGTCGTCCCCGTCGTGCCCGCCGCGGCCCTCTTCGACCTGGGGCGCGGCGGCGACTGGCGGGCCCGTCCGGACGCCGCACTGGGCCGGGCGGCGGCCGCGGCCGCGGCGGACACCGGGCCCGGCGCCCCGGTCGCCGAGGGCAACACGGGCGCCGGCACGGGCGCGGTGGCCGGCGGCCTCAAGGGCGGCATCGGCACCGCGAGCGCGGTCCTCCCCTCGGGCGTCACCGTCGCCGCGCTGGCCGCCGTCAACGCCGCGGGCTCCGTCCACGACCCGCGCACCGGCGCTCTCTACGGCCGGCTGTACGAGAGCCCGGCGGCCCTGCCCTCCCCCGAGGTGCACGCCGCCGCCGCGCGCCGGCTGGCCGAGGCCAGGGAGATATCCCGGGCCCGCTCGGCCGCGTCCGTGCGCCCGCCGCTGCACACCACCCTCGCCGTGGTCGCCACGGACGCCGCCCTCACCCGCCCCCAGGCCCACAAACTGGCCGGCACCGCCCACGACGGGCTGGCCCGCGCCGTCCGCCCCGTCCATCTCCTGTCCGACGGCGACACGGTCTTCGCGCTGTCCACCGCTGCCCGCCCGCTCGCTCCCGAAGCGGCCGCCGCCGAACCGGCCTTCGGTGTGCACGCCGAGGCCGGGGCCCTCAACGCGATCCTGTCCGCCGGCGCGGACGTCCTGACCCGCGCCGTGGTGCGGGCCGCCCTGGCGGCGGAGACGGTCGACGGCCCCGGCGGACTCTTCCTGTCGTACCGGGACCTCTACGGGACGGGCTGACCCGCACCCGGCCGTCGCCGCCCACACGGTCACACTCCCACCGCGCCCAGCACCGACCCCGCGGCGTACGTCACCCCCATCGCCACGACTCCGCCGCCCACGTTCCGCAGCACCGCCCGCCCCACCGGCGCGGCCCCCAGCCGGGCGCTGCTCCAGCCGCACAGCGCCAGCGCCGCCAGCACCGCGACCACCGTGATCCACAACCGCTGTGCGGCCGGCGGCAGCACGATCGCCAGCAGCGGCAACAGCGCCCCCACCGTGAACGCGAGGAAGCTCGCACCCGCCGCATGCCAGGGGTTGGTGAGCTCGTCGGGGTCGATGCCCAGCTCCACCTCCGCATGGGCGCGCAGCGCATCGTGCTCGGTGAGCTGCTCGGCGACCTCCCGGGCCAGCTGCTCGTCCAGGCCCTTCCCCGCCAACATCTCCGTCAGTTCGACGAGTTCGGCCTGCGGCTCGGTCGCCAGCTCCCGCTTCTCCTGGGCGAGCGCGGCCTTCTCCGAATCCCGCTGGGTGGAGACCGATACGTATTCGCCGGCCGCCATCGACATGGACCCGGCCAGCAGTCCGGCCAGCCCCGCCGTCAACAGGGCGCCGCGGGAGTCGGTGGCTCCGGCCACCCCGACGACGAGTCCGGCGGTGGAGACGATGCCGTCGTTGGCGCCGAGGACCGCGGCCCGCAGCCAGTTGAGCCGGCTGCCGAGTCCGCCGCCGTGCGCCTCGTCGTGCTCCGGTGTCTGCACAGTCACCGGCAGAGCGTCTCATCCGCACCGGGCGTGCCCTCGCCCGACGCCCCCGCCCCGTCCCGAATTGGCCGGTGGTAGAAACGGCTTATGTCCGCACCACCCCCCTCCCCGCCTCCTCAGCCGCCACCGCCCACGCTCGTCCAGCCGGCTCCCCGCAAGCCGGCACCGCGCCGCCGCCTGTGGTGGCACCAGCTGATATTCGGGCTCTGGTACCGGCCGGTGGAGGTGCTGGACGAGGCGCGGGACCGCAGCGCCTGGAGCGCGGCGGTGATGCTGTCGCTGCTCAGCGGTGGCATCGGGGTGCTGTCGGTGGACGCGTTCCACACCCAGTGGGCCGTCGACCACGCGGCGGCGCTGAAGCTCCTCGGGCTGGGCGAAGCGGGCGTGTTGGCGGCCAGTCTCGCGCTGGGCTCGGTCGCCCACGCCATCGCCCGGACGCTCGGCGGCATAGGCCGTTTCGCGCCCACGGCGAGCCTGTTCATCGTGCTCTTCTGGGTGACGGATCTGCCGCGGATGGCGATCGCGGCCTGGCTGCCGACCGATGCCACGTTCGTCCAGGCCGCGACCTGGACGACGTGGGGGTTCGGCTACGTCCTCGCCGTGCTGCTGATACGGGGTCAGCACCATCTGTCGACGGGGAAGTCGGCGGCGGCGGTGTCGGTGCAGATGCTGGCCGCACTGGCGCTGCTGAGACTGGGGCCGGTGCGCTGAGGCCCCCCGGCCCGGCCCCGTGCGTCGAGGCCGGGCTCCGTGCGGCAGGACCGGGTCCGGGGCGCGGGGCCCGGACCCTTGGCCGGTTATCCGGTCAACTCCGGCTGGTGAGCTGCCGTACGAGGCCCTCGAACGCGGCCCGCTCGGCGGCGCTCAGCTCCACGCACTCCGACGGCGGGCCGGCCGGCCCGGTCTGTCGCGGCACCGAGCCGAGCAGTCCCTGCCGGGCGGGCAGCCCCTCCGGGCCGGGTGCGGCGAACCGCCCTCGCGGCGCGTACCGTGCCCGCATTTCCCGCTGGTCGCGCCACATGGCCGTCTCGTACCGCCCCCGGCGCAGGAGTCTGGCCAGCCCGACGACCCAGACGATGGCCACAGCCAGCAGCACGCCGAGGCCGATCTGCTGCAGAATCGAAGCGGAGGGGAGCATGCGGTCCTCCCGGACGGATGAGGCGCTGGGGTAGAGCCAGTAGACACCACACCTCGGGCCTTCCGACAGGGGATCTTGGGACCTAAGTCCTGAAGTGACGCATCTCCTATGACATTTCGCTACATTCCCCTCACAGCGCGGTACGACGGCCGCCCAAGAGGCCGCCACGGCAGGGTGCGCTCCGCCGCGTTGGACACCCCGGAGGATTCCCCCGGCGAAGATCGTCGCGGACGATGACGGCACTTCGTCCGCGACGTGAGGAGCACGCACGTGCCGCAGCCGCACCGGTCGCAGCCCCGGCCGGCCACCGACGCCGACACCGGAGCCACCGCCAGAGGGACCGCCGGCGCCGAGCCCGCCGCCCCGCCCGGACAGGTGCCCGCCCGCGCCCTGGAGGGCCTCCTCGTCGCGGACTTCAGCCGGGTGCTGGCCGGCCCGCTGGCCGCCGCGACGCTCGCCGACCTCGGCGCCGAGGTGATCAAGGTGGAGCGGCCGGGCACCGGCGACGACACCCGCGCCTGGGGCCCGCCGTTCGCGGCCGACGGGACGGCCGCCTACTTCGACGCCGCGAACCGCTCCAAGCGCGGCCTGGCCCTGGACCTCGGCGATCCGGACGATGCGGCCGCGGCCCGCGAGCTGGCCCGCCGGGCCGACGTACTGATCGAGAACTTCCGCCCCGGCTCGCTTGCCCGCTACGGCCTGGACCACACCGCCACCCGCGCCGCCAACCCGGGCCTGGTGCACTGCACCATCACCGGTTTCGGGTCGGGCGCGGGCGCCGGACTGCCCGGCTACGACTTCGTGGTGCAGGCCGTCGGCGGGCTGATGAGCATCACCGGCGAGCCCGGCGGGACGCCGCTGAAGGCGGGTGTCGCCCTGGTGGACGTCCTGACCGCGAAGGACGCCGCCACCGGCATCCTCGCCGCCCTGCACCACCGCGGCCGCACCGGCCAGGGGCAGCTGGTGGAAGTGAATCTGCTCTCTTCTCTCCTGGGCTCGTTGGTGAACCAGGCCTCCGGTCATCTGGCCACCGGCCGCGACCCGGGCCCGATGGGCAACCGCCATCCGAGCATCGCCCCGTACGAGACGCTGGCCTGCCGGGACGGGCAGCTGCTCGCCGTGGCGGTCGGGAACGACCGTCAATTCCGGGCACTGGCACAGACCCTGGGCGCACCGGAGCTCGCCGACGACGTCCGGTTCGCCCGCAATCAGGACCGGGTGCAAAACCGAACAGACCTCATCAAAGCACTGGAAAACCGACTGTCCGCCGACACCCCTCGGGGGTGGACCGAACGGCTGACCGCGACCTCGGTGCCCTGCGGTCCGGTCAACAGCCTCTCGGAGGCCCTGGAGTTGGCGGAGCGGCTCGGCCTCGCCCCGGTGAGCCCCGTCGGAGAGGGCCGCATCCCCCAAGTCGCCAGCCCGCTCCGCCTTTCGGCCACGCCGGTGACCCAACCCTCGGCTCCACCCCGCCTGGACGAACACGGCACGCCACTGCGAACCTGGTTGTCGGGACCGGCCGACCAACCCCTCCCTTGACGAATGTGACCTTCATCACAACCGGGCCCGACCCGCAACCAAATCTGCCCGTAGGTGCTGTTTATCAGCACGGAATCACAACACCCTTGTATGGAGCAGCTCGTGACATCGCCGGACAACCCCGCGCCCGCTCGGTCCCGCACCCCGCACCAGCTGCTCCAGTCAGCCGAGCAGCCGGAGTCCGGAGCACCGCGTTCGCGCCGTCGGACGCGCCGCACGCTGGCCGTCACCGCCCTGCTCGCGGCGGGTGCGCTGGCCCTGTCCGCCTGTGGCGGGGACGCCTCGGCCGGCGGCAACGACGACGGCAAGAACGGTCAGGCCGGTGCGGATGCCGCGGCCAAGAAGGACGCCTCGGACGCCAAGATCACGGTCTCCTCGAAGGACGGCGCCACCAACGCGAGCATCAACGACACCGGTGTGAAGGTCACCGGTGGCAAGTTGACCGATGTGAAGCTCACCGAAGCGGACTCCGGCAAGGACGTCACCGGTGCCATATCGTCCGACGGCGCGTCCTGGAAGCCCGGCGCCCAGCTGGAGCGGGGCACCAAGTACAAGATCGTGGCGAATGCCAAGGACGCCAAGGGCCGGTCCGCCACCGAGAACACCACCTTCACCACGGTCTCCTCGGCCAACAGCTTCATCGGCTCCTACACGCCCGACGACGGCAAGACCGTCGGCGTCGGCATGCCGGTGTCCTTCAACTTCGACAAGGCGATCAGCAACAAGAAGGACGTCCAGTCCCACATCAAGGTGACGTCCAGCAGCGGCCAGCAGGTCGTCGGCCACTGGTTCGGCACCCAGCGCCTGGACTTCCGGCCCGAGGACTACTGGAAGGCCGGCTCCAAGATCACGATGAAGATCGACCTGGACGGCGTCAAGGGCGGCCAGGGCATCACCGGCGTGCAGTCCAAGACGGTGTCCTTCACCATCGGGCGCTCGCAGGTCTCCACCGTCGACATGAACACCCAGACCATGACGGTCAAGCGGGACGGCAAGACCTACAAGTCCATCCCGATCTCCGGCGGCAGCCCCGACCACCCGACCTACAACGGCCAGATGGTCATCTCGGAGAAGTTCGAGCAGACCCGGATGGACGGCTCGACGGTCGGCTTCGGCGGTGAGTACGACATCAAGGACGTCCCGCACGCCATGCGTCTGTCGTCGTCCGGCACCTTCCTCCACGGCAACTACTGGGGCAGCCCGTCGATCTTCGGCAACTCCGGCACCAGCCACGGCTGCGTCGGCCTGCGGGACAACAAGGGCGGCGGTGGCGACACCCCGGCCAAGTGGTTCTACAACGAGTCGCTGGTCGGCGACGTCGTCATCGTGAAGAACTCGCACGACAAGACGGTGCAGCCGGACAACGGCCTCAACGGCTGGAACCTGGCCTGGTCCGACTGGAAGGCCGGCAGCGCGGTCTGACGGACAGCGCCCGCGCAGCTTCGCGCGAAGGGCGGTGGCCGGTCCCCGAGGGGGCCGGCCACCGCCCTTTTCCGTCCGGGGAGTCCGGCGTGGCCGGTGGGCCGCCGCACGGAGCGGGCGGCCG is a window of Streptomyces caniferus DNA encoding:
- a CDS encoding amidohydrolase, translated to MSDSDTTGTTRPTDDAEHSDGPAAVLTPLPERLADLVALYEDLHRHPELGFQETRTAAEVARRLTGCGYDVTTGIAETGVVGVLRNGPGPVVLLRADMDALPVTENSGLDYASTVPGRMHACGHDVHVTCLLGAADLLAAGRAHWSGTLVVLFQPAEEVGSGARAMLDAGLYSKGLVPTPDVVLAQHVAPFGAGLIAYCPGPCMAAADSLEITFHGTGGHGSRPETTVDPILMAAAFVQRVQSVVAREVAPKDRAVVSVGSFHAGDGANVIPERAVVRLSVRTFDETVRTAVLAAIDRIATAEAAASGADRAPETEVLDSFPVTVNDPATLHQVNEQFTGLFGEQRLFAYEPATGSEDAGLLATAAGAPLYYWWLGGWDPEEFRTALAAGRLAQDIPSNHSPRFVPVVRPTLTMGVEALTAAALNQLATAGPDPAEATGHTGRGGAEAVV
- a CDS encoding methyltransferase; protein product: MATSPNPSTGEPRDLTTHLLDQAMGHLFSAALRTAAHHRIADQLAEGPRTVEQLAAATGTHAPHLRRVLRYLATRGFFREDAAGAYHLTPAAGPLRTGTPDSMHPAVMMLTDGLFLQTSAAMPEAVRHSGASFERLFGAPLFEQLSTDPATRRLFDDGMSSLSAPVDEAVAGAYPFPGTGTVVDVGGGRGGLLRAVLRRHPHLTGVLFDQAPPLAHHLLEGDELKGRWHTREGDFFASVPEGGDIYVLKQVLHDWPDEACLRILRTCHRAMATGRRLLVVDAVLPPGNAPHFGKTLDIAMMTVLDGHERTTEEFAALLSAGGFRLTRVLPTPAFPSIVEAVAE
- a CDS encoding low temperature requirement protein A, whose translation is MPVLMRARRRDEEHRTATPLELFFDLCFVVAIAEAGRQLAHALAEGQPGHGITGYLMLFFAIWWAWMNFSWFASAYDTDDPLYRVVTLVQMAGVLVLAAGVPRAFTHSDFTVIWFGYLVMRLALVTQWLRAAHACRGAERRTALRYALGVTVCQIGWLGLLALPKGDVPWVFVVVGPLELAVPALAEREQQTTWHPHHIAERYGLFTIIVLGETIAAATVAVQSALDENDELSALLPIAGGGLLLVFAAYWIYFAVPIHLHLRSNRQAFLWGYGHYPVFGSAAAIGAGIEIAVEETFGKAHLSAFAAAACVTVPAALFMATVWLIHSRHQKRGPAQQLVLPVSSLLVLVCTFAGRWAVLAAGLVACGTVAVGVALTSRQGTALVE
- a CDS encoding L,D-transpeptidase family protein, whose translation is MARHAQSRARTRLSRRSKAVGGLALSTLVGTALWAWPASGDDHNSATDAKSTTSSTASGPDTPRVPVSAAKSAPNAAPNPPAGRPIPGLSDAARKRIPADSRQVLVVTGKNMDSFESRVVLYTREKDSDDWEPGPTWSAHNAAHGWTDDHRYGDLRSPIGVYPLTDAGGLLAPPEGTKLPYDRNGSFVADGTGVDGEPLAGAFDYVIAINYNREQGTSPLDQQRPWGAAKGGGVWLHVDHDGPTQGCISLKPKVMRELLRTLDPDLHPVIVMGPADY
- a CDS encoding P1 family peptidase, yielding MTEHPPHPAGPRDALTDVLGLRVGHARRTDDGYLTGTTVVLAPEGGAVAAVDVRGGGPGTRETDALDPRNLVPRVEAVVLTGGSAFGLDAASGVAAWLEERGRGFRVGPDPAQVVPVVPAAALFDLGRGGDWRARPDAALGRAAAAAAADTGPGAPVAEGNTGAGTGAVAGGLKGGIGTASAVLPSGVTVAALAAVNAAGSVHDPRTGALYGRLYESPAALPSPEVHAAAARRLAEAREISRARSAASVRPPLHTTLAVVATDAALTRPQAHKLAGTAHDGLARAVRPVHLLSDGDTVFALSTAARPLAPEAAAAEPAFGVHAEAGALNAILSAGADVLTRAVVRAALAAETVDGPGGLFLSYRDLYGTG
- a CDS encoding VIT1/CCC1 transporter family protein, coding for MTVQTPEHDEAHGGGLGSRLNWLRAAVLGANDGIVSTAGLVVGVAGATDSRGALLTAGLAGLLAGSMSMAAGEYVSVSTQRDSEKAALAQEKRELATEPQAELVELTEMLAGKGLDEQLAREVAEQLTEHDALRAHAEVELGIDPDELTNPWHAAGASFLAFTVGALLPLLAIVLPPAAQRLWITVVAVLAALALCGWSSARLGAAPVGRAVLRNVGGGVVAMGVTYAAGSVLGAVGV
- a CDS encoding CaiB/BaiF CoA transferase family protein, whose protein sequence is MPQPHRSQPRPATDADTGATARGTAGAEPAAPPGQVPARALEGLLVADFSRVLAGPLAAATLADLGAEVIKVERPGTGDDTRAWGPPFAADGTAAYFDAANRSKRGLALDLGDPDDAAAARELARRADVLIENFRPGSLARYGLDHTATRAANPGLVHCTITGFGSGAGAGLPGYDFVVQAVGGLMSITGEPGGTPLKAGVALVDVLTAKDAATGILAALHHRGRTGQGQLVEVNLLSSLLGSLVNQASGHLATGRDPGPMGNRHPSIAPYETLACRDGQLLAVAVGNDRQFRALAQTLGAPELADDVRFARNQDRVQNRTDLIKALENRLSADTPRGWTERLTATSVPCGPVNSLSEALELAERLGLAPVSPVGEGRIPQVASPLRLSATPVTQPSAPPRLDEHGTPLRTWLSGPADQPLP
- a CDS encoding L,D-transpeptidase; protein product: MEQLVTSPDNPAPARSRTPHQLLQSAEQPESGAPRSRRRTRRTLAVTALLAAGALALSACGGDASAGGNDDGKNGQAGADAAAKKDASDAKITVSSKDGATNASINDTGVKVTGGKLTDVKLTEADSGKDVTGAISSDGASWKPGAQLERGTKYKIVANAKDAKGRSATENTTFTTVSSANSFIGSYTPDDGKTVGVGMPVSFNFDKAISNKKDVQSHIKVTSSSGQQVVGHWFGTQRLDFRPEDYWKAGSKITMKIDLDGVKGGQGITGVQSKTVSFTIGRSQVSTVDMNTQTMTVKRDGKTYKSIPISGGSPDHPTYNGQMVISEKFEQTRMDGSTVGFGGEYDIKDVPHAMRLSSSGTFLHGNYWGSPSIFGNSGTSHGCVGLRDNKGGGGDTPAKWFYNESLVGDVVIVKNSHDKTVQPDNGLNGWNLAWSDWKAGSAV